GATGACGCGGCCGTCCCGGAAGCCGCGCGGACCGCGCCAGAACAGCCCGGTGTAGCCCGCCAGTTCACGGCCGGCGGTGGTGGGGCTGCCGAAGCGCAGCGGCTCGTCGCGGCGGTTGGTGACCGCGCTGCACCAGGTCAGTGCCCAGGATCCGGACTCGCGGTCCACGTCGTGGATCTCGATCTGGCGCTCCTCGTCGGCCCACAGCTCGCCGCCGTACGGGTGCCAGGTCAGTCGCTCCGCGATGACCACGCGGTCGTCGCGCACGGAGACCTCGTCGAAGGCGACGTGCGCCATAGAGCCGACGCGCTCGGGGAGTTCGAGGTAACCCTCGCCGTGGACGTAGGAGTTGCCGCCCCACAGGTTGGCGCCGGACAGGTGCGAGGCCGTCAGCTGCAGCCCCTTGTGCCAGCGGTGGTCGTTGGGACGGTAGTCGGTGACGACGTCGCCGGCCAGGGTGCGCAGCGGATGGATGTACGGCTTGGGGGCCTCCCACGCGGCCTCGGGTGCGTACACGTAGCTGAGCAGCTCGACGCCGGTGACCGGTTCGGTGAGGGTGATCCGGTCGCCGTGGGCGTGGACCAGGCGCAGGCCCGTCATGCGGAGACCTCCTCGGCGGCGACGGGAGCGGTGGAGTGGACGGGTGCCCAGCCGGGGGCGTCCCCGTGCATCGCCGTGTAGAACGGGTCGCCGGGCCCGATCTCGCCCGCGCGGACCGTGGTGTCCGTGAACGCCGACTTGTACAGCGCGGCGATGAGCTCCAGGCTGGTCCGCCCGTCGGCCCCGCTGCTGCGCGGGCGCTCTCCCGCGCGCATGCTCGCGACCAGCTCCCGCAGCTGCTCCAGGTGCGAACTGGGCACGTCCGTGCCGAAGTCGCGCCAGGCGTCGGCCTCGTCGCCCGGCACGTCCGGGACGGGGGTGATGCGCCAGTTCGCGTTGGAGTGACCGTAGAGGTGGGTGAGCTCGACGGTGGCCCGCTCGCAGTCGATGCGGATGCGGCTGACCTCGTCGGGGCTCAGCACGCTGTTGACGACCGTGGCCATGGCGCCGTCCTCGAAACGGACCAAGGCGGTGGAGACGTCCTCGGTCTCGACGTCGTGCACCAGGCGCCCGGCCATCGCGCGCACCTCGCTCCACGGGCCGAGGAGGTCCAGCAGCAGGTCCATCTGGTGGATGCCGTGTCCCATGGCGGGTCCGCCACCCTCGGTCGCCCAACGGCCGCGCCAGGGCACCGCGTAGTAGGCGGCGTCGCGGTACCAGGTGGTCTGGCAGTGCGCGACGAGCGGCCGGCCCATGGCCCGCTCGGCCAGCAGCCGGCGCACGTGCTTCGAGCCCGAGCCGAAGCGGTGCTGGAAGACGATCGAGGCGTACGGCCCGCCGTCCGTGCCTTCCTCAGCCTGTACGGCGTCGAAGTCGGCGAGGGTCGGCACGGGCGGCTTCTCGCACCACACCCAGGCCCCGGCGCGCAGCGCGGCGACGGTCTGGTCGCGGTGCAGCGTCGGCGGGGTGCAGATGCTCACCAGGTCCGGCCGCTGCTCGCGCAGCATGCCGTCGAGGTCGGTGTAGGCGTGCGGGATCCCGTTCGCCGCGCAGAACTCCTCGACCGCGGTGGCATCGATGTCAACGGCGGCCACGACCTCCGTCTCGCCCTCCTCGGCGAGCTCGGCCAGGGCGGGCAGGTGGGAGCCGCGCCCGATGGCACCGATGCCGACGAGGGCGGCCCGGATGCGGCGGCCGGCGAGAGGCGTGGAGGGGGCCGGGGACGTCCCGGACCGGGGCTCGAACGTGGACATGGACGCGATCAGCACTCCTCCGGGAACGGCGGCCTTGTGAGGAGGACGAGCAGCAAGCGCTTTCTCCTCCCTGCAACGTAAGCTCCGCCCCCGCACAAGGTCAACCACCCGATAGCCAAGGCCGCGCGGGGGCGGTGAAACCCCTGTGACGGTCCTGTCGTCGCCGGACGCTAGGCTGCGCTGCACACCCGTGATCACCACGCCCGGCGGCGTGACGTTCCGTCGCGCCTGCCTCGACGAGCACTTGGACGCCGTAACGTCATGTCTTGGTTTGAATCCCTCATCCTCGGACTCGTCCAGGGGCTGACCGAGTTCCTCCCCGTCTCCTCCAGTGCGCACCTGCGGCTGACGGCGGCCTTCTCCGGCTGGAAGGACCCGGGCGCGGCCTTCACGGCGATCACGCAGATCGGCACGGAGTCCGCGGTGCTGATCTACTTCCGCAGGGACATCGGCCGGATCATCTCGGCGTGGACGCGCTCGCTGTTCAACAAGGAGATGCGCAAGAACCACGACGCCCAGATGGGCTGGCTGGTGATCGTCGGCTCGATCCCGATCGGTGTGCTCGGGCTGCTGTTCAAGGACCAGATCGAGGGGCCGTTCCGCGATCTGCGGATCACGGCGACCATGCTGATCGTCGTCGGCGTGGTGATAGGCGTGGCCGACCGGCTGGCGGCGCGGGACGAGACGGGCGGCCGGCACCGCGCGCCCAAGCAGCGCAAGACGCTGGAGAACCTGGGCGTGAAGGACGGCCTGGTCTACGGGCTGTGCCAGTCGGCGGCGCTGATCCCGGGCGTCTCCCGCTCCGGCGCCACCATCAGCGGCGGCCTGTTCATGGGCTACAAGCGCGAGGCCGCGGCCCGCTACTCCTTCCTGCTCGCCATCCCCGCGGTGCTGGCCTCCGGCCTGTTCGAGACCAAGGACGCGCTGGAGAGCGACCACGTGGCGTGGGGGCCGACGCTGTTCGCGACAGCGATCGCCTTCGCGTCCGGGTACGCGGTCATCGCCTGGTTCATGAAGTTCATCTCCACCAAGAGCTTCATGCCGTTCGTCTGGTACCGCATCGCGCTCGGCATCGTGATCATCGGTCTGGTGACGGCGGGCGTCCTGAGCCCGCACGCGGCAGAGTCGGCGGGCTGACCCGCAACACCGAAAACCCCTGAACGCCGCGCCACGGCCACCCCCTCAAGGGGCGCGGGGAACTGCGCGACCAACCCCCACCCACCCACAGCCGACAAACGACCTCACCCAACTCCCCGCACCACCACGCTCAACCGACGCTGAGGATGATCCGCTCCCGCACGCCCCCGCTTTCCAGCAGGCGATGCGCCTCCGCGGCCTCCCGCATCGGCATGGTCCTGCGGCTCTTCATCCGCAGCCGCCCCTCGGCCGGCATGGCCATGCCCTCGTCCAGCGCACCGGGGGTACGCTCCGTCTCACGCGACCCATATAGTTGATGTATCACATATATGCTCGCACCACACCCGTAAACCCGGAGGTGATGGAAGGGTCAACCACCTCCTAAGGTGGGGCCATGGAGGAAGCACCCCGCTGGCTGAGCCCCGTCGAGGAACGAGCCTGGCGCGGCATGCTGCGCATGCACGACCTGCTGGTCAACCAGGCCGGCCGGACGCTGCAGAGCGAGTTCGGGCTGTCCGCCACCGACTACTCCGTGCTCGCCGAGCTGACCCGCGCGCCCGGCGACCGACTGCGCGTGCTGGAACTCGCGAAGGTGCTCGGCTGGGAGAAGAGCCGGGTGTCGCACCACCTCTCACGCATGGTGAAGCGCGGTCTGGTCGCCCGCGAGGAGTGCCTCGACGACGGGCGCGGGGCGTACATGATGGTGACCCCGGCCGGCCGGGAGGCACTGGAGGCCGCCGCGCCGCAGCATGTCGAGGACGTCCGGCGTCTCTTCCTGGACCATCTGTCGCCCGGCCAGATCACGCTGCTGGCGGAGATCACCGACACAGTCATCGAGAAGATCGACATCAGCTGAGGTCTCCGTCCGGGAGACCTCAGCCGCCCCGGCCCGTCGATCCACACCGCCACCGCGGGACGAACGGAATGAACACGTCCCGCGATTGTTGAAAGCGGTATGAAAAAGATCGGGTTCCTGTCATTCGGGCACTGGACGCCGTCGCCGCACTCCCGGACGCGCTCCGCCTCGGACTCGCTGCTACAGGCGATCGACCTCGCGGTCGCCGCGGAGGAGCTGGGGGCGGACGGCGCCTACTTCCGCGTCCACCACTTCGCCCGGCAGCACGCCTCACCGTTCCCGCTGCTCGCGGCGATCGGCGCGCGCACCAGCCGGATCGAGATCGGCACCGGTGTGATCGACATGCGCTACGAGAACCCCCTGTACATGGCGGAGGACGCGGGCGCGGCCGACCTGATCTCGGGCGGCCGGCTCCAGCTCGGCCTGAGCCGCGGCTCACCGGAACAGGTCATCGACGGTTGGCGGCACTTCGGCCATCGCCCGCCGGAGGGCGGGACCGACGCCGACCTGGCTCGCGGGCACACCGAGGAGCTGCTCAGGGTGCTCACCGGTGAGGGATTCGCAGAGCCCGACCCCTCGCCGATGTTCGCCAACCCACCGGGCCTGCTGCGCATCGAACCGCACTCCGAGGGCCTGCGGGACCGCATCTGGTGGGGCTCCGGTTCGAACGCCACCGCCGTATGGGCCGCCGGGCTGGGGATGAACCTGCAGAGTTCGACCCTCAAGGACGACGAGAGCGGCGAGCCGCTCCACGTCCAGCAGCGCAAGCAGATCGAGGCGTACCACGAGGCATGGCGGGCCGCCGGCCACACCCGGACCCCCAGGGTGTCCGTCAGCCGCAGCATCTTCCCGCTCGTCGACGACACGGACCGGGCGTACTTCGGCCGTGACCGCGACTCGAAGGACCAGATCGGCTATATCGACGCCAAGACGCGCAGCATCTTCGGCCGGTCCTACGCCGCCGAGCCGGACGTGCTGGTCAAGCAGCTCGCCGAGGACGAGGCCATCGCTGCCGCCGACACCCTGTTGCTCACGGTGCCCAACCAACTGGGCGTCGAGTACAACGCACATGTCCTCGACAGCATCCTGACGCACGTGGCGCCGGAACTCGGCTGGCGCTGACGAGCGGGGCCGACGAAGGCGCCACCCGGGTAAGCAGCGGCCCGCGCGCCCCGCCGACCGGGGCGGCGCCTTCACCCGCCCCACCCAGCACCGCGGTACATCGAGATACCCCATACCATGCACCGCAGCACATCAAGATAGGTGACGCTTCACCCTTATAGTTGACACGTCATCTTTCCCCTTCTTAGAGTCATTGAAAGTTGAACTGATCGGCGACCGGGCAGGCCGTCGACGCAATTACCAGGAGAGACACCATGGGACAGCTGGACGGCAAGACGGTCGTCATCACCGGCGGCACAAGCGGCATCGGACTGGCCACGGCCCAGCGCTTCACCCAGGAAGGCGCCCACGTCTACATCACGGGACGCCGCAAGGAAACCCTCGACCAGGCCGCCGAACTGATCGGCGGCAACGTCACCCCGGTCCAGGCCGACAGCGCGAACCTGGCCGACCTCGACCGGCTCTACGCCACCGTCGCCGACGCCGGACACCGGATCGACGTCCTGTTCGCCAACGCCGGCGGCGGTGAGTTCGCGCCCCTCGACCAGGTCACCGAGGAGCACTACGACAGCACCTTCGACAGCAACGTCAAGGGCACCGTGTTCACCGTCCAGAAGGCGCTTCCCCACCTGGTCGACGGCGCATCGGTGATCCTCACGGGCTCCATCGCGGGCGTCTCCGGGGACCCCGCCTTCGGCGTCTACGGCGCCTCCAAGGCCGCCATCCGCTCCTTCGCCCGCACCTGGGCCAACGAGCTCAGCGGGCGCGGCGTCCGCGTCAACACCATCTCCCCCGGTCCCATCACCACGCCCGGCCTCAACGGCCTCGCCGCGGACGAGGAAGGGGCCGCGGAGCTGCGGAAGACCCTCGCCGGCATCGTCCCCCTGGGGCGCATGGGGCAGCCGGAGGAGGTCGCCGCCCTCGCCCTCTTCCTCGCCACCGACCAGGCCAGCTTCATCACCGGCACGGAGATCTTCGTCGACGGCGGCGCCAAGCAGGTGTAGTCCGGTCCGCCGTGCCGGCACTCACGACGCACTACGAGGGGTGCGATCAAGGAAGTCGTGACGCAGGACATACGGGATCAGTAGCCGTTCGGTAGCGCAGTGTCAGTGCTTGCCCCTAGGCTTGTCCGCATGTCCCCCGATTCCGTGACCTCTGGTTCCGTGCGCTCTGCCGCCGAGGTGAACGAGCAGATCCGGGCGCTGTGGATGCGTGCGGGTGGTTCGTTGTCGGCCCAGGAACGCACGGAGTACGAGCTGTTGGTGGTCGAGTGGGCCGAGGCGATCCGAGGCGACGTCATCAAGGCGGCCTGACGGCGCCGGCATCCCGGCGCCCGCCACCCGCGCGACCGAGCCCGAGCGCCCCGGCCCTTCACCGCCCGCCCGCCACCCGCAACACCGCCCCCGTCGTGTAAGACGCGTCCGGTGACATCAGCCAGGCGATGGCCGCCGCGATCTCCTCCGCCCGCGCCGGACGCCGCAGCGGAATGCCCTCCGCCATCCGCCAGGCCCGGTCCGGGTCGCCCATCGCCGCGTGCATCTCCGTGTCGACCGCACCCGGCGCGACCGCGTTGACGCGGATGCCGTCCGGTCCGAGCTCCTTGGCGAGCCCGAGGGTGAGCGCGTCGACGGCGGCCTTGGTGGCCGCGTAGTGCACGTACTCCCCGGGGCTGCCGAGAGTGGCCGCGCCCGACGACACGTTCACGATGACACCGGCGCCCCGCGCCGTCATGAGCTGTGCCGCACGGCGTGAACACAGCAGTGTTCCCAGGAGGTTGACGTCGACCACCCGGCGCAGGGTCGCCGTGTCCGTGTCGGCGAGGCGGCCCAGCAGGCCGGTCACGCCCGCGTTGTTCACCAACCCCGTCACCGGCCCCAGTTCGCGCTCCGCCGTCTCGAAGAGCCGCTCGACGTCGGCCTCCACGGCGGTGTCCACCCGCACCGCGACCGCGCGAGCGCCCGCCTCGCGCACCCCGTCCGCCACCTTCTCGGCGGCCTCGGCGTCACGGACGTACCCGACCGCCACGTCATGTCCCTCGGAGGCGAGGCGCAGACAGGTCGCGGCACCGATTCCCCTGCTGCCCCCGGTGACGACGGTGACGAGACGTTTCATGGGACCTCCCGAACCAAAGCAAAATGATCGATCATCGATCACCCTAGTCGTCCGGCGGCCACCGCGAGCCCGCCGAACCGATCCCGCCGAAACGCCCCCTCCGGGAAACCTACCCCCGGGCGTACTCCTTCACGAGCTCATACGACCTCAGCCGGTCGGCGAGCGCGTAGACCGGCGTGACCAGCATCAGTTCGTCCGCCCCCGTCGCCTCCACCACCTCCGTCAGGCGCTTGACCACGGACACCGGCGATCCGTGCGCCTGCTGGGAACGGAAGGCCGTCAGCGCCTTCTCCTCCTGCTCCGTGAACGCGTGGGCCGCCGCCTCTCCCGGTTTCGGGAAGGGGATCTCGCTGCGCCCCTGCAGCAGCCCGGCCTTGACGACGTCCATGGGACCCGCCAGCCGCGCGGCCTCCTCGTCCGTCTCGGCGCACACCGTCTCCACGCAGACCAGCACGCGCGGCCGTGCGCACCAGCGGGACGGGGTGAAGTGCTCGCGGTAGTGGGCGAGCGCGGCCGGGGTGTTGTCGGGGCGGATGTGGTGGGCGAAGGCGATCGGCAGTCCCAGTTCGGCGGCGAGCGCGGCACCGGCGGTGCTGGAGGACAGCAGCCATGGCTCGGGGAGCGGCCCGAGGGCCACCTCCTCCACCAGGAGGCGCAGGATCGCCATGACGTCGTCGCGGTACTCGGCGTCCGTGGTCGGGGCCGCTCCCCGGCGCAGGGCCCTGGCCGTGGGCTCGTCGAAAGTGCCCGGGCCGCGGCCGATGCCCAGGTCGATGCGGTCCGGGTGCAGTGCGGCGAGCGTCCCGAACTGCTCCGCGAGCGTGATCGGGGCGTGGTTCGGCGCGAGGACCCCTCCGGAACCGAGCCTGAGCGACGAGGTCAGGGCGGCCGCGTGGGCGGTCAGGACGACCGGAGGGAACGCCCCGATGGCCGGGGAGTGATGGTGTTCCGCGTACCAGAGCCGCTCGTAGCCGAGGACTTCGAGACGTCGGGCGAACTCGGCGGTGTCGCGCAACGTGTCGACGGCCGGGGCGCCCGACTGGACCATGGCCACCTCGAGCGCGCTGAGCGGGACAGTGATCATTCGGTCAGTATAGGAAGGGCACGTGTCGGTATCACGCCGGAATCGGCATGCGGTGCAAGGGAGTTGAGAACGTCCCGCCGCGAAGAGCGTCGATTGTGGCGCCACGCCCCTTGGCCCGGCCCGCCTCATGCCCAACACTGAGCCGATGACGCAGCGTGTGGAGCTCGCGACCGTGATGGACCGGCTGGCCGTCGACGAGGTGGTCACCGACTACGCGACGGCGGTGGACGACGGCGACTGGGAGGCCTACCGGGGGCTGTTCGCGCCGGACGGGCGTGCCGACTACCGCTCGGCGGGCGGCATCGAGGGCGACGCGGGGAGCGTCGCCGCCTGGCTCGCCGAAAGCATGCTGCTGTTTCCGATGCGGCAGCATCTGATCGTCAACCGCCGGGTGCGGTTCGGGACCCTGGAGTAGGACGCCGGCGACACGGCCCGGGTGCGGGCCGACTACGTCAACCCGATGCGGCTCGATCCGGACGGCTCCGTGCCCGACTTCGTGTGCGGTGGGCGCTACGCCTTCGCCCTGCTGCGCACGCACGACGGCTGGCGGCTGACGGAGGTCGTCGTCGAGGAGAAGTGGCGGCGGCTGCCGGGGCCGCGGCCCGCGTCCTTGGCCGAATGATCGCGGCCGCTCTGTCCCGGATCACGGAAAACACGCACACTGGAGCCACAGCTGGGTAGAGGGGGGCCGTATGAAGACCTTGGGATCTTGGCTCGCCTCTCCGTGGCGCCGCTCGGCCGTCGCCGCGCTGGCCGGCGCTCTGCCCATGTTCGCTTTCCCCGCGCCGTCGTTGTGGTGGTTCGCGTACGTCGCCCTCGTCCCGTGGATCGTGCTGGTCCGCTCCGCGCCGACCGGGAAACGGGCGGCGTACGACGGCTGGTGCGGCGGGTTCGGCTACATGGTGGCGGTGCACCACTGGCTGCTGCCGAGCCTGAACGTCTTCATCTTCGCCCTGGCGGCGCTGCTGGGCGCGTTGTGGGTGCCGTGGGGCTGGCTGGTACGCCGCTTCCTGGGCGGGGTGCCCGGGCCGGGCCAGGTGCTGGCCGGTCTCCTCGTCGTGCCGTCGGCCTGGCTGATGGCGGAGCTGGTGCGCTCCTGGCAGGGGCTGGGCGGCCCTTGGGGGGTGCTGGGCTCCAGTCAGTGGCAGGTGGAGCCGGCGTTGCGGCTCGCCTCGGTCGGCGGGGTGTGGCTGCTGAGCTTCCTGGTGGTCGCCGTGAACGTGGCCGTCGCCGTGCTGGTGTCGGTGCGTGAGTCGCGGGTGCCGGCCGTCGCCGGGATCGTCGCGACGGCTGCGGCGACCTCGGCGGCCTGGGTGTGGTCGCCCCGCCCGGACGTCGACGGCCGGGTGCGGGTCGCCGTGGTGCAGCCCGGAGTCATCGACGGCCCGGACCGGCGTTTCGACCGCGAGGAGTGGCTGACCCGGGAACTCGCCGGGCGCGGCCTCGATCTGATCGTCTGGGGCGAGAGCAGCGTCGGCTACGACCTCGACGACCGGCCCGACCTCGCCCGGCGCATCGCCACGCTGTCCCGTGAGACGAAGGCCGACATCCTCGTCAACGTCGACGCCCGGCGCTCCGACAAGCCGGGCATCTACAAGAGCTCGGTCCTCGTCGGCCCGGACGGCCTGACCGGCGACCGCTACGACAAGATGCGGCTGGTGCCCTTCGGCGAGTACATACCGGCCCGGTCGCTGCTCGGCTGGGTCACCTCGGTCGGCAAGGCGGCCGGCGAGGACCGCAGGCGCGGCAGCGAACAGGTCGTGATGAACGTCGGACACGGGCTGCGCGTCGGCCCGATGGTCTGCTTCGAGTCGGCGTTCCCCGACATGAGCCGTCACCTCGCCCAGGACGGCGCCGAGTTGCTGATCGCGCAGTCGGCGACGTCGTCGTTCCAGCAGAGCTGGGCGCCCGAGCAGCACGCCTCGCTGGCCGCCCTGCGCGCCGCCGAGACCGGCCGCCCCATGGTGCACGCGACCCTGACCGGCGTGTCGGCCGTCTACGGACCCAGCGGGCAGCGGATCGGCTCCTGGGTGGGCACGGACCGCAGCTCATCGGCGGTGTTCGAGGTTCCGTTGGCCCACGGGATCACGCCGTACGTCCGCTACGGCGACTGGCCGGTGCACGGCGCGATCCTGATCCTCGCCGTGTGGTGCGCGACGGAGGGTGTGCGGGCGGTCCGCCTCAGGCGGCCCGGTCCACGACCGCACGTACCACCCGCTCGCACAGTTCGTGAGTCGCCAGTGCGTCCCGG
Above is a genomic segment from Streptomyces sp. SLBN-31 containing:
- a CDS encoding PmoA family protein: MTGLRLVHAHGDRITLTEPVTGVELLSYVYAPEAAWEAPKPYIHPLRTLAGDVVTDYRPNDHRWHKGLQLTASHLSGANLWGGNSYVHGEGYLELPERVGSMAHVAFDEVSVRDDRVVIAERLTWHPYGGELWADEERQIEIHDVDRESGSWALTWCSAVTNRRDEPLRFGSPTTAGRELAGYTGLFWRGPRGFRDGRVIGPDAEGPGLMGKQAPWLAYSGEHDGADGHATLLFAHAPENDHDGAHGTHPAHWFVRNEPFAAVAPSWAFYDELELAPGDTLARRYRVVVADGAWEREEIAKYLEAHPW
- a CDS encoding Gfo/Idh/MocA family protein, producing the protein MSTFEPRSGTSPAPSTPLAGRRIRAALVGIGAIGRGSHLPALAELAEEGETEVVAAVDIDATAVEEFCAANGIPHAYTDLDGMLREQRPDLVSICTPPTLHRDQTVAALRAGAWVWCEKPPVPTLADFDAVQAEEGTDGGPYASIVFQHRFGSGSKHVRRLLAERAMGRPLVAHCQTTWYRDAAYYAVPWRGRWATEGGGPAMGHGIHQMDLLLDLLGPWSEVRAMAGRLVHDVETEDVSTALVRFEDGAMATVVNSVLSPDEVSRIRIDCERATVELTHLYGHSNANWRITPVPDVPGDEADAWRDFGTDVPSSHLEQLRELVASMRAGERPRSSGADGRTSLELIAALYKSAFTDTTVRAGEIGPGDPFYTAMHGDAPGWAPVHSTAPVAAEEVSA
- a CDS encoding undecaprenyl-diphosphate phosphatase — translated: MSWFESLILGLVQGLTEFLPVSSSAHLRLTAAFSGWKDPGAAFTAITQIGTESAVLIYFRRDIGRIISAWTRSLFNKEMRKNHDAQMGWLVIVGSIPIGVLGLLFKDQIEGPFRDLRITATMLIVVGVVIGVADRLAARDETGGRHRAPKQRKTLENLGVKDGLVYGLCQSAALIPGVSRSGATISGGLFMGYKREAAARYSFLLAIPAVLASGLFETKDALESDHVAWGPTLFATAIAFASGYAVIAWFMKFISTKSFMPFVWYRIALGIVIIGLVTAGVLSPHAAESAG
- a CDS encoding zinc-binding dehydrogenase encodes the protein MIHQLYGSRETERTPGALDEGMAMPAEGRLRMKSRRTMPMREAAEAHRLLESGGVRERIILSVG
- a CDS encoding MarR family winged helix-turn-helix transcriptional regulator → MEEAPRWLSPVEERAWRGMLRMHDLLVNQAGRTLQSEFGLSATDYSVLAELTRAPGDRLRVLELAKVLGWEKSRVSHHLSRMVKRGLVAREECLDDGRGAYMMVTPAGREALEAAAPQHVEDVRRLFLDHLSPGQITLLAEITDTVIEKIDIS
- a CDS encoding LLM class flavin-dependent oxidoreductase; amino-acid sequence: MKKIGFLSFGHWTPSPHSRTRSASDSLLQAIDLAVAAEELGADGAYFRVHHFARQHASPFPLLAAIGARTSRIEIGTGVIDMRYENPLYMAEDAGAADLISGGRLQLGLSRGSPEQVIDGWRHFGHRPPEGGTDADLARGHTEELLRVLTGEGFAEPDPSPMFANPPGLLRIEPHSEGLRDRIWWGSGSNATAVWAAGLGMNLQSSTLKDDESGEPLHVQQRKQIEAYHEAWRAAGHTRTPRVSVSRSIFPLVDDTDRAYFGRDRDSKDQIGYIDAKTRSIFGRSYAAEPDVLVKQLAEDEAIAAADTLLLTVPNQLGVEYNAHVLDSILTHVAPELGWR
- a CDS encoding SDR family oxidoreductase, with the translated sequence MGQLDGKTVVITGGTSGIGLATAQRFTQEGAHVYITGRRKETLDQAAELIGGNVTPVQADSANLADLDRLYATVADAGHRIDVLFANAGGGEFAPLDQVTEEHYDSTFDSNVKGTVFTVQKALPHLVDGASVILTGSIAGVSGDPAFGVYGASKAAIRSFARTWANELSGRGVRVNTISPGPITTPGLNGLAADEEGAAELRKTLAGIVPLGRMGQPEEVAALALFLATDQASFITGTEIFVDGGAKQV
- a CDS encoding SDR family NAD(P)-dependent oxidoreductase produces the protein MKRLVTVVTGGSRGIGAATCLRLASEGHDVAVGYVRDAEAAEKVADGVREAGARAVAVRVDTAVEADVERLFETAERELGPVTGLVNNAGVTGLLGRLADTDTATLRRVVDVNLLGTLLCSRRAAQLMTARGAGVIVNVSSGAATLGSPGEYVHYAATKAAVDALTLGLAKELGPDGIRVNAVAPGAVDTEMHAAMGDPDRAWRMAEGIPLRRPARAEEIAAAIAWLMSPDASYTTGAVLRVAGGR
- a CDS encoding LLM class flavin-dependent oxidoreductase — translated: MITVPLSALEVAMVQSGAPAVDTLRDTAEFARRLEVLGYERLWYAEHHHSPAIGAFPPVVLTAHAAALTSSLRLGSGGVLAPNHAPITLAEQFGTLAALHPDRIDLGIGRGPGTFDEPTARALRRGAAPTTDAEYRDDVMAILRLLVEEVALGPLPEPWLLSSSTAGAALAAELGLPIAFAHHIRPDNTPAALAHYREHFTPSRWCARPRVLVCVETVCAETDEEAARLAGPMDVVKAGLLQGRSEIPFPKPGEAAAHAFTEQEEKALTAFRSQQAHGSPVSVVKRLTEVVEATGADELMLVTPVYALADRLRSYELVKEYARG
- the lnt gene encoding apolipoprotein N-acyltransferase, producing the protein MKTLGSWLASPWRRSAVAALAGALPMFAFPAPSLWWFAYVALVPWIVLVRSAPTGKRAAYDGWCGGFGYMVAVHHWLLPSLNVFIFALAALLGALWVPWGWLVRRFLGGVPGPGQVLAGLLVVPSAWLMAELVRSWQGLGGPWGVLGSSQWQVEPALRLASVGGVWLLSFLVVAVNVAVAVLVSVRESRVPAVAGIVATAAATSAAWVWSPRPDVDGRVRVAVVQPGVIDGPDRRFDREEWLTRELAGRGLDLIVWGESSVGYDLDDRPDLARRIATLSRETKADILVNVDARRSDKPGIYKSSVLVGPDGLTGDRYDKMRLVPFGEYIPARSLLGWVTSVGKAAGEDRRRGSEQVVMNVGHGLRVGPMVCFESAFPDMSRHLAQDGAELLIAQSATSSFQQSWAPEQHASLAALRAAETGRPMVHATLTGVSAVYGPSGQRIGSWVGTDRSSSAVFEVPLAHGITPYVRYGDWPVHGAILILAVWCATEGVRAVRLRRPGPRPHVPPARTVRESPVRPGR